A genomic window from Pseudomonas leptonychotis includes:
- a CDS encoding GNAT family N-acetyltransferase: MPLHIRPATIDDTAQILRFIIDLAIYEKAEHEVKTDAAGIQNSLFGADSTSHGLICELDGVPIGYAVYFFSYSTWLGKHGIYLEDLYVSPDQRKIGAGKALLRHLAQLAVSKGCGRLEWGVLDWNTPAIDFYESFGAKPQDGWTTYRLTGPALLDFAQG, translated from the coding sequence ATGCCTCTACACATCCGCCCTGCCACGATCGATGACACCGCACAGATTCTGCGCTTTATCATCGATCTGGCCATCTATGAGAAAGCCGAGCACGAGGTGAAAACCGATGCTGCCGGCATCCAGAACAGCTTGTTTGGCGCCGACAGCACTTCGCACGGGTTAATTTGCGAGCTCGACGGGGTACCGATTGGTTATGCCGTGTACTTCTTCAGCTACTCAACTTGGCTGGGCAAACACGGCATTTACTTGGAAGACCTCTACGTCAGCCCCGACCAGCGCAAGATCGGCGCCGGTAAAGCATTGCTACGCCACCTCGCGCAACTCGCCGTAAGCAAAGGCTGTGGTCGCCTAGAGTGGGGAGTGCTGGACTGGAACACACCGGCTATCGATTTCTATGAATCCTTCGGTGCCAAACCCCAGGATGGCTGGACCACCTATCGCCTCACCGGCCCCGCCCTACTGGATTTCGCCCAGGGCTGA
- the argH gene encoding argininosuccinate lyase: MSTEKTNQSWGGRFSEPVDAFVARFTASVEFDKRLYRHDIMGSIAHATMLAKVGVLTDAERDSIIDGLQTIQGEIEAGQFDWRVDLEDVHMNIEARLTARIGVTGKKLHTGRSRNDQVATDIRLWLRDEIDLILAEITRLQQGLLEQAEREAETIMPGFTHLQTAQPVTFGHHLLAWFEMLSRDYERLVDCRKRTNRMPLGSAALAGTTYPIQREVTAQLLGFDAVGGNSLDGVSDRDFAIEFCAAAAIAMMHLSRFSEELVLWTSAQFQFIDLPDRFCTGSSIMPQKKNPDVPELVRGKTGRVFGALMGLLTLMKGQPLAYNKDNQEDKEPLFDAADTLRDSLRAFADMIPAIKPKHAIMREAALRGFSTATDLADYLVRKGLPFRDCHEIVGHAVKFGVDTGKDLAEMSLEELRQFSDQIEQDVFAVLTLEGSVNARDHIGGTAPNQVRAAVVRGRELLAAR; encoded by the coding sequence ATGAGCACTGAAAAAACCAATCAATCCTGGGGCGGCCGCTTCAGCGAGCCCGTCGATGCCTTTGTTGCCCGCTTTACCGCCTCCGTCGAATTCGACAAGCGCCTGTATCGCCACGACATCATGGGCTCCATCGCCCACGCCACCATGCTGGCCAAGGTCGGCGTACTAACCGACGCCGAGCGCGACAGCATCATCGACGGCCTGCAAACCATCCAGGGCGAGATCGAAGCCGGCCAGTTCGACTGGCGCGTGGATCTGGAAGATGTGCACATGAACATCGAGGCGCGCCTGACCGCCCGCATCGGCGTCACCGGCAAGAAGCTGCACACCGGCCGTAGCCGCAACGACCAGGTGGCCACCGATATCCGCCTGTGGTTGCGCGACGAGATCGACCTGATCCTGGCCGAGATCACCCGCCTGCAACAGGGCTTACTGGAGCAGGCCGAGCGCGAAGCCGAAACCATCATGCCCGGCTTCACCCACCTGCAAACCGCCCAACCCGTGACCTTCGGCCACCACCTTCTGGCGTGGTTCGAAATGCTCTCGCGCGACTACGAGCGCCTGGTCGACTGCCGCAAACGCACCAACCGCATGCCCCTGGGCTCGGCCGCGCTGGCGGGCACCACCTACCCGATTCAACGTGAAGTTACCGCGCAACTGCTGGGTTTCGACGCAGTCGGCGGCAACTCGCTGGACGGCGTATCGGATCGCGACTTCGCCATCGAATTCTGCGCCGCTGCCGCGATTGCCATGATGCACCTGTCGCGTTTCTCCGAAGAGCTGGTGCTATGGACCTCTGCGCAATTCCAGTTTATTGACCTGCCGGATCGTTTCTGCACCGGCTCCTCGATCATGCCGCAGAAGAAAAACCCTGACGTACCGGAATTGGTACGCGGTAAAACCGGCCGTGTATTTGGTGCACTGATGGGCCTGCTGACTCTGATGAAGGGCCAGCCGCTGGCCTACAACAAGGACAACCAGGAAGACAAAGAGCCGCTGTTCGACGCCGCCGACACCCTGCGTGATTCACTACGTGCCTTTGCCGACATGATCCCGGCGATCAAACCCAAACACGCGATCATGCGTGAAGCGGCGCTGCGCGGCTTCTCCACCGCCACCGACCTGGCCGACTACCTGGTGCGTAAAGGCCTGCCGTTCCGCGACTGCCACGAAATCGTCGGCCATGCCGTCAAGTTCGGCGTCGACACGGGCAAAGACCTGGCCGAGATGAGCCTAGAAGAGCTGCGCCAGTTCAGTGACCAGATCGAGCAAGACGTATTTGCCGTACTGACCCTGGAAGGCTCGGTGAATGCCCGTGACCATATCGGCGGCACTGCACCGAACCAGGTGCGTGCTGCGGTCGTGCGTGGCCGCGAGCTGCTCGCCGCGCGTTAA